ccaactccaacaaccACGATCTCCACGCCACCGTTAATCTTCGAAGAATTCAATCAATTAATTCTTGTACGATGCCTGCCCCATCGCCCAGCACGAGGAAAGCCCGTACTTGTCCGTACTGCAAGCGCGAGTTTCGCCGCCACGAACACCTCCAACGCCATGTTAGACTGCGTATGTCCATCCCCTTCTTTGTTATGGCTGGCCACTTACCCTATCTGTAGACACCAAAGAAAAACCCTACGCATGTGCGTGCGGGGAGACCTTTGCAAGAAGAGACCTCTTGAAGCGCCACCGTGGTCTCGTGCATGGAGGCCTCgagccatctccatccccacaTGGAGATACAAGGTCTCCCCAGGTTGGTGTCGCATCACCAGCACAATCCCACGGGAAAGTTACGGCAGGGCCCCCATCAGTCACTCCCCATCGTGGAGACCCATTTGTGTATTATCCATTGTCAGCTCAGCCAGGAGATAGTGCATCCTTCATCCCCACCGAGGCTGCAACGGGTGGCGACGAACCTACCATTAATACCATTCAAGACTCAAGTGAGACTCGGTACTGATTACGATGATTGCCCTCACTGACAGACATAGCTGTATTATATCCCGCAACTTCAGAGCTCTATCCTCCATTGGAAGAATTCAGCGAATTCATCAACAGTATGGGTCTTGCGCTTGATCTTGACAGCCCTTTGAACTTGGGCGGTCTTTTGCCGGAGCACGATCCTCCCCCTGATACTACCCATAGGGTTAGCAGGAATATATCAAGCGCTCCAATTACCAGAGCTGACCCTGATGAAGACCAAATCGAGTCTCCTAACCGGGCACAAATGCCGACGTTGCTTCCGATACCGTTGAATCCCTGGAGTAAGTAGAGTATCCTCTCGGTTCCATGACAAGTTCCTAATGGATATACCCCGTGGTGCAGTACAGGCAGCCGTTTATATACCACTTTTAAAGATAACCGAGAGCCAAAGAGCAAATATTGTACAGGATCTCGAGCCATTTCAACATCTATTATCCGGATTCACCTTACCGTCCAGAGAGTCGATGACTCGGTTCTTGAATGCTTACTTTGACGGCGTATATCTTCACTTGCCATTCATACATTGTGCTTCATTCAACCCGGAGAAGAACCCCTTAGAGCTTGTTCTagcaatggcagcaacagGCGCGCAGTATAGGTACGAACATCGAAAAGGTCGTACGCTTTACCACGCATCTAAAATTATCTTCcacgagaagcagaaggccaGACATGCGCTTTCAAACAATCACGAGTCGACCGCGGCCTTGAATACCACCGGAGCACACTCATCAAGTTCAAACACTACAGACGATTTAAGATGCCTCCTCAATCTTATAATCTACGCCACCTGGCAGCAAGATGTTGAGCTTGTGCGCGATGCGTGCGATATGCAGAGCATCCTAGTTCGCCTGTTGAGGGATAGtgggctggtcgaggaaAGGAGCACAACCACTGACATTTCCAGTCTTGACTGGCAAACATGGCTCCAACTGGAATCGGACCGCCGCGTCAAgctcttttctttcgctTTTCTGAACCTACAAAGTATTGCGTACAATCTGCCACCGATATTTCTTAGCAGCGAAATCAACCTGCGGCTGCCATGTACCTGTGACGAATGGCGTACGGTAGATCAATCCCATTGGAAGCAGGTCAGACAGTCCATCCATCAAGATCAGAGTCTCTTCCAGGATGCACTGTCGTTTCTGCTAGAGGACCAGAATGATACGCATGACGCTTCCCTTCAGCCAACCCCGTCACCCACGGCTAGTCTACTTCTGATACATGGGCTGTTGCAAAGAATTCTGCTCAGCCGACAAGCATCCATGTCCCGTACAGTGCCACAGGTGGATATATTCACGTATGTCCCTATCCCTCATTTTAACAACCTACTTCCCAACCCTGACAATACCAGAAACGCCCTGCGCCGATGGACTTCACGATGGCAACTGGCACCAGAATCCAGCCTCGACCCATTAAACCCAAATGGCCCAATTCCCTTTACATCAACAGCCCTACTAGGATTAGCGTATGCCCGTCTAGAACTGGACCTGGGACCAGCCAGAATGCTGAAAACGCGAAACCCGCGGGAGATCGCTCAAGGGCTTCTGCGGTCTCCATCTATAGAGCGCGGACCGCATCTACTCCCAGCGTTACTCCACGCTACGCATGCACTCAGTATTCCTGTGAAACTGGGAGTTGAATACGTCTCCCGAAGCCAGGCGTTTGTATGGAGTATTCAACATGCGCTTTGTGGGTTAGAGTTTGCGGTCTTGCTAGATAAGTGGTTGAAAGCGATAGGGAGGTCAATGGATGAGAAGCCTTTAGAAGGTATAAATTTTCAACCCCCCCAACCATGGTAGATATCATTACATGCAATGCTAACTGTCATAGAACACGAACAACGGATACTCGATTGGATCCGCCGAGTCGTAGAAGAAGGGCGATCATCtgtcgaagatgaggatACGATGCCGGAGGCCTTGAACTGTAATCGCTTGGCCTTCTTTGTCGTAAGGCTCTGGGCGCGCATTATGCGTGGGAATGCGCAGTGGCCGTTTGTGGATGTTATAGGACAGAGTCTGGAGTTGTATGCGGAGGCCCTGGACACTATTCACCCAGTGTCATGAACTGCGATCTATCAAACCGTGAGATACCCATGCTGATGAACATCTGTGATCAAcattagtaattaatatgTAAATCCACGGTCATTTGGCTTTCCCAGAAAATTTGAATATCTCCAAAACACCTCCAACGTCTCCAAGATCCGAGCGCAGTGGAATAATGGAGAACCCACGTCATGGACTGTACACCACCCCTATATAAACTCTGGCAACCTGCATTATTAAAATCTTCAACTTGAGCAATTGCATTGTTTCTCCCCCTAATCCTCGAGGACCCTTATTCAACACCTACATACAATAACAGTCAACCACCACTCGCAAGAACGATGTCATCCCTCAAATACATAAACGAACCCGGTGCCGGCCAAAAGCACAGCGACCTCTGCCACTACAGCCAAGCAACCGTGCTCAACCCGGGCTCTACCATCATAAAATGCTCCGGCCAAGGCGGCTGGACGAACGGCGGCGACCTGGACCCAAACAACATCAAAGGCCAAGTGGACCTCGCTTTTGAAAATGTCGACAGGGTCTTACAGGCTTCTGGGCTGCGCGGGTGGGAGGATGTGTACCTAGTCCGTTCTTACCATGTCGGTATGCGGGCCTCTTTTGACCATGTGGTTGGGAAGTTGAAGCAGAGGGTTCCTGGGCATAGGCCTGTTTGGACGGCGATTGCGGTGCCTGAGTTGGCGTTTCCGGATATGaggattgagattgaggttgaggctgtTAAGGCGCAATGAATGACATAGACTGTTGGAACTATTGCCGGTTTGGTTGTTACAACGCATCTTTACGTGATATTGTTCGAGAGAAGCTGCCAGCATGGAGCAGtgattatctttatatttgAATTAGTGTAGCTGTAGTATTGAGAGACTGTTAAATCGGTCCACGTAACCCAAATCTGTAGATAGAATCGTCTCCCCGGAGCTGGGTGGGCTTGCCCTAAGCAACAGAACCAGCCTTCTGTCTACCCTGATATCTCAATAGGACAAACACGAAGCTCAACGCAAGTCCAAAGACCGACAATCCAATACCAAAATACCATGCCGCTCTAAACCCTCTCAgcgtcttctccctccctgTATACCCCATACTAGCCTCCCTCTCAACAGTCCCCGCAAACCCCAGAGCCAACgatatactataattaacCACGGTGTTGACCAGACTCGCCGAAACCCCCTGATGCTCCTTCGCCATTTGTTTCGAGAGCTGCAGCGTCGCAGCCGGAAAACTCATATCAAGCCCCCACGGGATGATAAAAAGGCACGGAAATATCTGCGCCCAGTACGTCTGGTCCGGCGGCGCAGTCGCAGGTAAAACCGTCCCACTAATTGACCCTAGCATCACAATAACCATAACCCACGACGAATGCATTCTGTTGAGAATAAATACCGCAGACCCCGCAGCGACAAACCCCATCACCGCCACTGGACTCTTCCATGCACATGCAAGGAGAGGAGATGCACCCCGCACCACCTCGAATTCTTGCCAGATGTAGTATAGCCAGATCCCGAAGTTGCCCCACGAGCAGGCAATGCATCCTAGGATGAATGCTGTGTCGTGGTTGAACGCCTCCCTAGGGATGAGCGGGAATGTGGAAACGTGCTTCTCGATATATATGAACGCAAGTATAAACCCAGCTCCTAGTGCCAGGGTGACACAGACGTATGGTGTCTTCCACCCTGTAATGGCGGCTTGGTTCCAGGCGAAGTTGAATAAGACGAGTCCTAGCACTCCGGTCAGGGACCCGGCGAGgtcgagctggatgaggtATTTGTGTAATCTGCCCTTAACATGGCCCGTGGACAGAGACTGCGCTCCGCTTGGTAGGTCCGGTAGGACAAAATATGAGAGAATAGCTGTGAGTGCAATGACAATGGCAGAGGTGAAAAAGGCCCAGGGCCACCATGACAAGGCAAACAGAGCGGCGAATGTAGCTCCCAGAACGATGCCGGCAGGGGATACAGCGGCGAAGAGGCTGAAAGCTAGTTGCTATTAATTCTTCTGTCAGTGTGACTGCCCCCGGGATCCTGTAGTGGACAAAGTACCTTCTTAAAGCCCGGCTCATAGGCGTAGCCCAGCATTGCCAGGGCATTTGGCAGAGTTATAGAGGGGCCAATACCGGCAAGTGCCCGCGCGAAGATAAAGAGTACCTTGTTGGAGTAGAAGGCTAGCCCTGAGATAAGAGACCAAAGAGAGTACCAGCTTAATCCAATTATAACGAGGCGTTTGTAGCCAAAGACGTCGCCCATTCGTCCAAATATCAGAATGAATGTCCCCACTGTGAGACTGTATCCGGCGATGAGCCAGGTCAACTCCGGGGGATCGGTGATGTCGAACGATGAACCGATGACATTGATGATACTGTACTGTCAGATTCCGTGGCTTCAAAAATATCGGAAACACACATACCTCAATGTTTGACCTAGACTTGCCTGGTTGAGAAGCTGTGTCATGCAGATGATGGATACGAAGAGAACCTCGCGAAATTTGGACATTTGCATAACACTTGATATAGGCATATTGTACTGAGAGGCTGAATACTCCCACAGCCTGCTTAGAATATGAATATCAGTAAACTTCCTGGTGAGGTTATCGTATTTAAATGTCCATCTCCAAAATGCCAAGCGTCCTTGGAGCAGTGCTTCAGTATATACTCTTCCGTATTAGAAATCAAACGCCAGGGCTATTGAAGGCAAAGGGGTGTCCGATTTTCAGGAGACAGAGGTCAGAGATGTTATTACATATTTTAACGTCTCCATGGTGGAGAGTACGCTTGTAACATTAATGTTTGGTGGTGTTTTGATATATTGCCCTACACTTTGCAGGCCGTCTACTATAATCAGTTCTGATTTCTCACGGCTGGTCCTGTCTCTTATCCCGTTCCACATGTTCAATGCCCTCCAAAGCTGTCTTATCAGGAAAGTCCTTAAACTGCCACGCATGCAATCCAGCCTCAAACATCTGATCAACTTCTTCCAACGACGGCCCCCAAGCGCGGTCGCTGCCTGAGTCCATCACGGTCCGTACCAAATAAAGGAATCATGGTTTCCGATATTCTCAAGTTTATTGTTATAGTGCAGCTTCAGGACGGCGATCAAGTGCTTCGGCATTCGAGGGAGATATATACTGAATCTAGACCTCGATTAAAAGAGAGGTTTCCACGGAACCAGACCCAACCCCGTTAAGTTGTTAACCATAACTCCCCGACGCAAACGGAATGATCTCGACTACAGCCAGACCTGGCACAGAAACGTCATGATTTCAGTATGACGGAACCCGAACCGTATATAGTTTGAGGCCACAGACCTCAGAATACAGGGCTGGAAAGAAGGCCCCGCGCCCAAAATGACCCAGACGGCAGCTTCATATATTCAAGCCCATGCCAGGCTCTCTAGCTGGAACGATGAATTGGAATTCTTAGGATTCATTCTTGCAGAACTCACTGACCCTCGGGGTCTCGAGGAAAACGGCTTTCCATGGCATCAGGCTGCGGATCTTCCAGCGCTGGTCGATATACTGGATCATTCTTGTGCTCAGCCAGATGGAATACTGAAAAACAGGCTGTGCAAGAAAGAACGGAAAAAGCTACGGAATTGGCTTATAAATTCGAAGCAAATTCGAAATGCCGTagcccaccaccactccCTGAGCAACGCCGAGCTGGGCACACTGAAAACGGTAAGAGACGAGTTGACGAAACTGCTTGAAATTGCTATCAGAACTGTAGCTAAATATCGTGGGGTCCGTGAGGTATGTATTGCAAACTGCGATTGTGGAATGCAGCACGCTGAACGGTTCAGATTAGGTGGTGCCCTTATCCCTCTGTTTTAAATGGATGGAACGAAAACCTGTCCTATACTACAGAGGCCATTCTTCTTGCATGTGGCAGTCCACCCTTACTTTCTCAGCGAGAGAGAATATTGGACTCTCTTTACCATCCTCCGTCGCAGGTTCAGTCTAAGAAGAAACACAGATCGGCGACCAAAGATCGCGAAGAACACTCCATACTGTTGATTGGAGCCTTGAATCGCAaaatgaagagaagaagcgagatcaaagagaaggaaaaagaggCGAGGCTTCGAAAGCTACATAGGCTGGACCAGCACTATCGGCAGATGCGGCAGCTCAGACTCACCCAGCTTCATCGACTTCGCAATCTCATGAAATATGAAGAGAGGGAATGGAGGGTGCAGCGATCGGCTCTCCTGGAAGATGCCTCTATTCCATTCCCGGCGGTCGACAATGCAGTTTTCGTTATTGTAGTCCTCAGCTCCCCCTTGTGGTTGCTATGCTCGATGATACACACTGTGTACAAGAGATGGAGTATGCGTAGCTTGTGAGCCCTTTGGTAAGTCTGCTTTTTCCTTTCCGTTCTATTTGAGATAACCAGGCTAGGTGGTATTATACTAATTCCCGGTGTAATGTCCTTGAATGAGCGGGCGACGAAAGTAAAATAAGCCACTACGATGATCCAATCTGGCGAACGCTTAAACCGCAGTCCCTCTGTGTGCATTCTGTCCTCTAACGATCCTTCAAAATAACTACAAGATCATAATAAGCAAGTCAATGACAGAAGAAACGGTAACCGCATTGTAGTTCCCCATCAAACCCAAATCTCCTGACACGGCAAACTCATCGCAGCCAAGGACTGATAAATAATATGCCCAAGTTGCATTGGAATCTCACCATCGCCTTTCATATCGGTCATCGGCTGCATCTCGGCCAGCGAGCTTACAGCACCCGGTTGGCCAACCGCATCGCATAAGCGCTGGTATAACGGAGCAATAACATCGACATGACGCATGGCTGCAATATCAAACTCCTCACAGAACTGTAACACCTGAAGGCACACCCGTACGTGTGATAAATCCTGTACAACTAGCTCCTGGTGTGCACCTGCCCCGAGTGCGAGATGCTGCGCGGCGCTTAGAAGCAGGATTAGGCTGGAGTGGTAGCACGCGTTACTATAGCATTCCATTAGCCAATATTGTTTCCAAGATTCGATTCTTGGAGCAGGCTTACATTGTAATCCAGCATCGTGCAAGAACACAGTGCTCTTCGTATAAAAGTCGCACGATGCGAGCTAGCTGCTGGGCAAAAGACTCGTATATCTGCTGCGTTGCCGGAGGTATCTGCAGTACTTCACGTACGATCATGTCATCTGGGAGGTTCGATGATCGTTTCAGAACCACATGCATGACGCGCTCATATATAATGATTTGTAGGTTGATATGGAGCATGTGGAGAAAGAGCAGTGGTCGCCATGCAGAGCTAGGAGTGCGTGGATCCCCAGACGTGAGCGATGCTAAAGACATGCATGGGGGGAGCTCCCAGAGCCAAGTTAATAGTCTGGCTGATAGTTGTTGCATGTCGGCCATGGCGAGATCGGCGGTTGATCGAATATACTCAAATATCTGGGCAGAGAGAAACGACAGTTTGAAAATTTGGGCCTGAATGAAACTGGCATTCAGTTCATTTTCAGGGTTTTTGGCCGATTCAGACGCAGCAAGATCATGGACCTGGCGGAGTTAACATGGTATAGATATTTGAATGAGCGCAAGGTCTACTAACCGCGTCCACTTCTTCTTGTCCCAAGTCAACCTTGTAACTGAGCGTTGACGATAGCCAGCTATAGCACCTTAGTATCACTATTTACACGCTCCCAGAGCCTGGCTTACCACTCTGTAAAGGCGAGTGTTCGCAGGACTTTCGCCCATTCCACCCAGGCTGCAACGTTAGCCTTTGGCGAGTATTTTTTGAAACTGTTTCGGGCGACGTTTAGCCCAGAGCCtgattattttattactgGATGATACAAACTGCCGATTACTGGGAGTGCTTACTTGTCATGGCCCTAGCACTGGTGCCCTTGAGCAGAATCAAGTACACTGAAAGACAAGCAAAAACACGCATGGCGCCCAGATCATCCTCTACGGTCACATCTTGCAACAGCGAGGACGCCTGTTGGAAATACCGTTCCATAGCAGCAGCTGGGATCTCACCAGTACAGTAATAGCTCCCAACCGCCGCCAGTGCACAGACTTGGCAGACCATGCTCTTCGTGACATCCGGTATTTGTTCATAAACGGCTTGGACTAGACCCTTAGAGTCCGCCTGCGGCATGATATAAAACAACGTCGAGCCACAGGTGAAGAATGCCGCCACCGCATGGCGAGTAATGTCTTCGGGCGGCAAGTCCAAATCGTCTACATCAAACAGTGTCGCACTGCTATCAGTTCGTGGAGTGAGCTCTGGTCTCTCTCTAGCAAGAACCTTGGCTACAGAAGAGCCCGTAGACGACTGAGCTGAGCTCGGGGTATAGCTCGCAGTGAGGTTGCCGGTTTCGTCGACGCCGGAATACGCCGTATCCTGATGCTGATTGCCACGCAGGTGTCGGAGCTGGTCAATAGCATCGTCAAACGAGTTGCAGTTTAATGACTTGACGATAGCTTCCAGCCGGTCGTTCTTCTCGCCCAGCTCACTGATGGCTGATTTCCAGGTCTCCTTCTTCCGCTTATCCGAGTCTTCGTATATGCATCGCCTGCGAAGCTTGATACACTCTGAGCAGAACGGCTTTTGCCCATCGCACTATGTGCATATTAACTTACCTGCGGAAAGCGTAACAAACGCCGCACGGAGGGAGGCCATACTCTGGACTTCTTAGCGCGGCAGCTAGTGCATGCGGCGCTGGTTTTCCTTCTCGGAGGCAGCGCGGTGCCGCCTTGTGTAGGGCTGGGCGCATCAACATGCCTTGGCCGAATAAAGGGTAGCGGATCCATGATACCGACAGAGTGGGGAGTTGGAATGTGGCAGCTCGGTGGCGATCTGCTTCTGGAAGCGCAGTCAAGATAGACCCAACCATGACGTCATCCACATAACCATGTGACCCTCTGTGATTGGGCGGAATATAATCCTGTGCACGAATCAGATGGAGTATTGTGGAGAGCATTATTTATATTGAAACAGAATAATACATACTGGCTATTGAACTGTTGTGGAATGATTTGACATTGAGGTGGATGCGCATTAAGGGTGAGTACGGCAACTCTAGACGGTGTAGTGCAAAATGAAGATCAATACTATATTCCAGCAGAGGGTGAATCTACAGGGTCTTAACTGTCAATGTTTTCCCCTGCATGGGATGCAGTCTGATTGGAACTGTTGCCTGGAATTATGGCCCCCACGTAGCATTCGAttgtctccatctcgcgTCAAGACAGTTGATACAGTGAAGAGCTTTATCTCAAATTTATAGTCCGACGGTCTTTGACCCAATCTTTGCTGTCTCCCGGTAGGCTGAATACTGAATCCAAAGCAATCCGTGGATGCAGCCTCGTTTGAAGTATCGGAAATGCCCACCCTGACGTCCATTCCAACCGAATGCCTTCTCGTCATTCTCCAAAGCTGTGACAGTATATCTCAGGCTACTGCTCTTTCTTCAATATGCAGACAATCCCACTCCGTTTACGTCTCAAACAAGTACGCAGTCTTAGCAGAATGCGGGAAGCGCGATATCCCCGCCTTCAATGAGTCCCTTATGGCAGTAAGCGACGATAGTGCAGCCTCCTACATTGCGGAGATATGGGTACACTAACGATGCTGTTTTAGGTCCGCGCGACAAACATCGTCATGGACCACTTCCACAAGGGGCAGTTTCCGCCAAAGCCTTTCCCCCTCTCCATAGGCGTGGAATCGCGAAAACCATCGTCTGAGGAAATGCGGCAAGTGTTTGACTGGGAACATCTGATCAGGTGCATCGAGGACATCTGCTTGCACAATACGGAATGGGGTCGAGAAAGTCCTTACTTTGATAAGACGGCTGATTCTGAAACGCCGTCCCCGGAATGGCTCACTTGGAGACAGAACTTCCGGCGCTCAATGTACCGATCATTAATGATGGGTGCGGTCTTATGTGCAGAATACCAGGAGCCCGTAGCGCTGTCTAATAAGGATGGCATTCCAAAGGGGTTTCTAGAAGATCTGCAGGGTCGAATCGACCGAGATGATCCAGACGAACCATTTATGAGGAGTGATGAGATGGCATACCTACTCAAGCACCCGGTCTTCAATTTCGAGGCCTACGACGACCATCACTCTATATACGGACAGCTAGCGGAGTTCCTTCAGCAGCAAACTGAGAACCATCGACAGGTCAGCCCAGAAATACGAGATATGTATCCGGAGTACGCAAGTCTAGAGGAAGTTGCCCGGGACCATGCTGTAATATTCCAAGCTGAGATGGTGCAATGCCTCAAGTCATGCATGACGCTTTCAAATCACTGTGGAGCGTCACAAATATTCAAAGAAGCCAATAAACCTTTTGAAAAACGTGCTCGAAGCATCACAATTATCCGATTGGGATCATTCTATCCTGAACACATTGCTATGCCGGCCAATCCCCATCATGCACACCAGATGCTTCTGCTTGCAGAGCCTCTTCcccaaaacaaagaaaacacaGCATGgaattcctcctcccacttgaTGGACTCAATTCTTGGCTTCATGCACCATTTTTCTGGTCAGCCCAACCATTACGCAGGGGGATTCCcaactccgcctcctcccttGCAGGTCTTCCAGTACGTCGCCCGAAGGTTCCTGGGTCTCCGCTTTTCAGACGAAGCATTTGACGAAAGATGGGTCGAGGCTGCGTATATCCAGTTTGCGCATTATCCACAAATCTCTGGCATTTTTCTGGATGAGGCTCCTGATGATGGCTCAATGTTTGACACTCTGGACGGAGAGGGTCAGTATAATGTATACTATGGATCAGGTGCGTACTAGCAAGTTAGGCCTAAATCCACGCCGCGGCTCAAGCCGCCTATAAAGTAGCAGGCTTGGTGTTTGCGTAGTGCAACAACCATGGTTTGAGTGTTTTACAATGTAGAGTTTGTGACAGAAAACAACGTC
The nucleotide sequence above comes from Aspergillus puulaauensis MK2 DNA, chromosome 3, nearly complete sequence. Encoded proteins:
- a CDS encoding uncharacterized protein (COG:S;~EggNog:ENOG410PM8D;~InterPro:IPR036236,IPR013087,IPR007219;~PFAM:PF00096,PF04082;~go_function: GO:0003677 - DNA binding [Evidence IEA];~go_function: GO:0008270 - zinc ion binding [Evidence IEA];~go_process: GO:0006351 - transcription, DNA-templated [Evidence IEA]), with the protein product MPAPSPSTRKARTCPYCKREFRRHEHLQRHVRLHTKEKPYACACGETFARRDLLKRHRGLVHGGLEPSPSPHGDTRSPQVGVASPAQSHGKVTAGPPSVTPHRGDPFVYYPLSAQPGDSASFIPTEAATGGDEPTINTIQDSTVLYPATSELYPPLEEFSEFINSMGLALDLDSPLNLGGLLPEHDPPPDTTHRVSRNISSAPITRADPDEDQIESPNRAQMPTLLPIPLNPWIQAAVYIPLLKITESQRANIVQDLEPFQHLLSGFTLPSRESMTRFLNAYFDGVYLHLPFIHCASFNPEKNPLELVLAMAATGAQYRYEHRKGRTLYHASKIIFHEKQKARHALSNNHESTAALNTTGAHSSSSNTTDDLRCLLNLIIYATWQQDVELVRDACDMQSILVRLLRDSGLVEERSTTTDISSLDWQTWLQLESDRRVKLFSFAFLNLQSIAYNLPPIFLSSEINLRLPCTCDEWRTVDQSHWKQVRQSIHQDQSLFQDALSFLLEDQNDTHDASLQPTPSPTASLLLIHGLLQRILLSRQASMSRTVPQVDIFTNALRRWTSRWQLAPESSLDPLNPNGPIPFTSTALLGLAYARLELDLGPARMLKTRNPREIAQGLLRSPSIERGPHLLPALLHATHALSIPVKLGVEYVSRSQAFVWSIQHALCGLEFAVLLDKWLKAIGRSMDEKPLEEHEQRILDWIRRVVEEGRSSVEDEDTMPEALNCNRLAFFVVRLWARIMRGNAQWPFVDVIGQSLELYAEALDTIHPVS
- a CDS encoding uncharacterized protein (COG:S;~EggNog:ENOG410PR5X;~InterPro:IPR036864,IPR001138;~PFAM:PF00172;~go_function: GO:0000981 - DNA-binding transcription factor activity, RNA polymerase II-specific [Evidence IEA];~go_function: GO:0008270 - zinc ion binding [Evidence IEA];~go_process: GO:0006355 - regulation of transcription, DNA-templated [Evidence IEA]) yields the protein MDPLPFIRPRHVDAPSPTQGGTALPPRRKTSAACTSCRAKKSRCDGQKPFCSECIKLRRRCIYEDSDKRKKETWKSAISELGEKNDRLEAIVKSLNCNSFDDAIDQLRHLRGNQHQDTAYSGVDETGNLTASYTPSSAQSSTGSSVAKVLARERPELTPRTDSSATLFDVDDLDLPPEDITRHAVAAFFTCGSTLFYIMPQADSKGLVQAVYEQIPDVTKSMVCQVCALAAVGSYYCTGEIPAAAMERYFQQASSLLQDVTVEDDLGAMRVFACLSVYLILLKGTSARAMTSSGLNVARNSFKKYSPKANVAAWVEWAKVLRTLAFTECWLSSTLSYKVDLGQEEVDAVHDLAASESAKNPENELNASFIQAQIFKLSFLSAQIFEYIRSTADLAMADMQQLSARLLTWLWELPPCMSLASLTSGDPRTPSSAWRPLLFLHMLHINLQIIIYERVMHVVLKRSSNLPDDMIVREVLQIPPATQQIYESFAQQLARIVRLLYEEHCVLARCWITINACYHSSLILLLSAAQHLALGAGAHQELVVQDLSHVRVCLQVLQFCEEFDIAAMRHVDVIAPLYQRLCDAVGQPGAVSSLAEMQPMTDMKGDGEIPMQLGHIIYQSLAAMSLPCQEIWV
- a CDS encoding uncharacterized protein (COG:J;~EggNog:ENOG410Q9YR;~InterPro:IPR006175,IPR035959;~PFAM:PF01042); this encodes MSSLKYINEPGAGQKHSDLCHYSQATVLNPGSTIIKCSGQGGWTNGGDLDPNNIKGQVDLAFENVDRVLQASGLRGWEDVYLVRSYHVGMRASFDHVVGKLKQRVPGHRPVWTAIAVPELAFPDMRIEIEVEAVKAQ
- a CDS encoding MFS transporter (COG:U;~EggNog:ENOG410QE3B;~InterPro:IPR020846,IPR011701,IPR036259;~PFAM:PF07690;~TransMembrane:13 (n15-27c35/36o54-72i84-105o111-132i144-168o174-195i216-237o249-269i289-310o330-346i353-372o378-397i418-438o458-480i);~go_function: GO:0022857 - transmembrane transporter activity [Evidence IEA];~go_process: GO:0055085 - transmembrane transport [Evidence IEA]) — encoded protein: MPISSVMQMSKFREVLFVSIICMTQLLNQASLGQTLSIINVIGSSFDITDPPELTWLIAGYSLTVGTFILIFGRMGDVFGYKRLVIIGLSWYSLWSLISGLAFYSNKVLFIFARALAGIGPSITLPNALAMLGYAYEPGFKKQLAFSLFAAVSPAGIVLGATFAALFALSWWPWAFFTSAIVIALTAILSYFVLPDLPSGAQSLSTGHVKGRLHKYLIQLDLAGSLTGVLGLVLFNFAWNQAAITGWKTPYVCVTLALGAGFILAFIYIEKHVSTFPLIPREAFNHDTAFILGCIACSWGNFGIWLYYIWQEFEVVRGASPLLACAWKSPVAVMGFVAAGSAVFILNRMHSSWVMVIVMLGSISGTVLPATAPPDQTYWAQIFPCLFIIPWGLDMSFPAATLQLSKQMAKEHQGVSASLVNTVVNYSISLALGFAGTVEREASMGYTGREKTLRGFRAAWYFGIGLSVFGLALSFVFVLLRYQGRQKAGSVA
- a CDS encoding uncharacterized protein (COG:S;~EggNog:ENOG410Q0HN), with the protein product MPTLTSIPTECLLVILQSCDSISQATALSSICRQSHSVYVSNKYAVLAECGKRDIPAFNESLMAVRATNIVMDHFHKGQFPPKPFPLSIGVESRKPSSEEMRQVFDWEHLIRCIEDICLHNTEWGRESPYFDKTADSETPSPEWLTWRQNFRRSMYRSLMMGAVLCAEYQEPVALSNKDGIPKGFLEDLQGRIDRDDPDEPFMRSDEMAYLLKHPVFNFEAYDDHHSIYGQLAEFLQQQTENHRQVSPEIRDMYPEYASLEEVARDHAVIFQAEMVQCLKSCMTLSNHCGASQIFKEANKPFEKRARSITIIRLGSFYPEHIAMPANPHHAHQMLLLAEPLPQNKENTAWNSSSHLMDSILGFMHHFSGQPNHYAGGFPTPPPPLQVFQYVARRFLGLRFSDEAFDERWVEAAYIQFAHYPQISGIFLDEAPDDGSMFDTLDGEGQYNVYYGSGAY